The Alcaligenes aquatilis genome contains the following window.
GACGTACGGGGCGCCTGCATGTGGCGATTGATTGCCATTCCTGCTTTCAATGGTTGATGCCCGCGCTGGACGCATTCAGGCAGCAATGGCCTGATGTCACGCTGGACTTGAGTGCGGCGTTTTCTTTTGCGCCCTTGCCCGCCTTGATGCGGGGGGATCTAGATGCAGTAATTACCTCAGACCCGCAAGACAATCCGGCCGTCCATTACGAGCCCCTGTTTCGCTACGAATTGGTGCTGGCCGTATCCAACCAACATCCTTTGTCACAGTACCGCTATGTAGAGCCTTTCCAACTGACGGATCAAGTCCTGATTACCTACCCGGTAGAACGCAATCGTCTGGATATTTTCACGCAGTTCCTGACACCAGCCGATGTGGAGCCTGCCGCTGTTCGACAGGCCGAACTGACGCCCATGATCGTGCAACTGGTCGCCAGCCAACGCGGCGTGACGGCTTTGCCGAACTGGGCTTTGACGGAGTTTCTGAACCCGGCTTCGATTCGTACCTGCCGTTTGGGCGAGCACGGTATCTGGCGTACGCTTTACGCCGCAGTGCGCGGCGAGGACTTACAGGCGGATTATGTACAGGCCTTT
Protein-coding sequences here:
- a CDS encoding LysR family transcriptional regulator — protein: MLEIRHLETLTAIRDSGSLQEAAERLHVTQSALSHQLRDLEVRLQVQLLNRRTRPARLTTAALRILVLADDILPRVRATERDLQRLAAGRTGRLHVAIDCHSCFQWLMPALDAFRQQWPDVTLDLSAAFSFAPLPALMRGDLDAVITSDPQDNPAVHYEPLFRYELVLAVSNQHPLSQYRYVEPFQLTDQVLITYPVERNRLDIFTQFLTPADVEPAAVRQAELTPMIVQLVASQRGVTALPNWALTEFLNPASIRTCRLGEHGIWRTLYAAVRGEDLQADYVQAFLAQARETCFKSLQGIVAAQP